Proteins from a single region of Callospermophilus lateralis isolate mCalLat2 chromosome Y, mCalLat2.hap1, whole genome shotgun sequence:
- the LOC143639830 gene encoding testis-specific Y-encoded protein 3-like gives MATKGEDQKCGVAQELQQVVSLRRSFQGEMAQGCTRENIPQDATAGDWAWQAAGYEREEAIVAAMADTQLPEALEWRKEEAIGEGEVLLVEGLIKVAEVVTKEDMEEKKEELQALQLAQPRPRSTTPRLPLEELQALQLDLEPVNSQATRAYSRLKQKLKQRRKPQLDCRSSIIQSIPGFWAQTFVNHPQMSSMINDQDEDMLSYMTHLEVEEYKHPSHCCKIILFFGNNPYFRNEVITKEYLITINGYRASYSTAVQWYQEYKREACSRRHHNSSPNFFNWFTDHNFTGSNRITEIISKDLWLNPLHYYKRMKAPEEGAERTGEQIGLPATFMFLNLSGAEQVEAAEHMFLS, from the exons ATGGCGACTAAGGGAGAAGACCAGAAGTGTGGGGTGGCCCAGGAGCTACAGCAGGTGGTCAGTCTCAGAAGAAGCTTTCAAGGAGAAATGGCACAGGGATGCACCAGGGAGAATATCCCACAGGATGCTACGGCTGGTGATTGGGCATGGCAGGCAGCAGGCTACGAGCGTGAGGAGGCTATTGTGGCGGCTATGGCTGACACGCAGCTTCCGGAGGCCTTGGAGTGGAGAAAGGAGGAGGCCATTGGGGAAGGGGAGGTGCTATTGGTAGAGGGCTTAATAAAGGTGGCCGAGGTAGTTACCAAAGAGGATATGGAAGAAAAGAA AGAAGAACTGCAGGCTCTTCAATTAGCTCAGCCAAGGCCTAGATCTACCACCCCCAGGCTGCCTCTGGAAGAACTACAGGCTCTTCAGTTGGATCTGGAACCAGTGAATAGCCAGGCCACCAGAGCCTATTCACGTCTGAAGCAGAAGCTGAAGCAGAGACGCAAACCTCAACTGGATTGCAGAAGTAGCATCATCCAGAGCATACCTGGCTTTTGGGCCCAAACC TTTGTGAATCATCCCCAGATGTCCTCAATGATCAATGACCAAGATGAAGACATGCTTAGCTACATGACTCATTTGGAG GTGGAAGAATACAAGCATCCCAGTCATTGCTGCAAGATCATCTTATTCTTTGGAAACAACCCTTACTTCCGGAACGAAGTTATCACTAAGGAATATCTCATTACTATAAATG GATACCGGGCATCTTATTCCACTGCAGTTCAGTGGTATCAGGAATATAAACGTGAAGCCTGCAGCCGCAGGCACCACAACAGCAGCCCTAACTTCTTCAACTGGTTTACTGATCACAATTTCACAGGCTCAAACAGGATTACTGAG ATCATCAGTAAGGACTTGTGGCTTAACCCCTTGCACTACTACAAGAGGATGAAGGCACCTGAAGAGGGAGCAGAGAGGACAGGTGAACAG ATTGGTTTGCCTGCGACTTTTATGTTCCTCAATCTGAGCGGTGCAGAGCAGGTTGAGGCTGCAGAGCATATGTTCCTGAGCTGA